From the Colletotrichum lupini chromosome 1, complete sequence genome, the window TGGATGGAGGTTGAGACAGAGCAGTCCGGGAGAGTGAGACTGAGACTGGATTTCCAAAGTTGGTAGTTTGTTGATTAAATACAGTGAAGTGAGTGTGGCTTCATCTGAACCGTGAGGGTCCTCGAGGGGTCCTGGGGTCGAGAGCGCTAGGCAACTATGGCGCTCAGACAGGCAGCAGAGGGGGGGACTGTGCAACGCCTCAGGCAGCCTTGGCCCTGCACCTTGGTATTGAGACGTAGGTTCGGGACGGGAAGGAGGTACGGAGGTCGTGGGATGGAACGGAGAGCGGGAAAGCAAGGCAAGGAAGGTAAGGTCGTTAGCAATTGTTTTGGTGCTTTCTGTGCTTGTACCTTCCTTACCTTGGGCGAGGTCGGGTGCTGTCAACAAATAAACAGGAAGCTACGGAGACGGCGGCTTTGTGTTTGGACCTAAAGGTACTGTGTAAGGTATTGCCTGTGGGATGAACcggaagagagagaaagtcAGAGCAAGCACTGTCCAATATTCCTCCGCCCTGGGATCCCATAGACTCTCGATAACTTCTTTTTCCTGCCCTTGATAGAAGGAATCGTTAGAAAAGGCAGGCAGCACTAATTATAGCCTAATGCCTCCATTTTCTCCCTGAACTGCCAGCCTCTCGCTGCTGCATTCGCCGTTGGCTGAGCTCAATTGAAACGACGACGGGTGGAAAGGGCTGTCGCGCCTCCAACGCGTCAGAATCGTGCAAGTCAAGTGCAACCGTCCCCGCATACATGTGCTCGTCGTCCAATCAATGAACCATCTGATGTCCCCGCTAAATCACGTGGCGCACCCTGGGAAAAATTATGATTCACTGGAGAGCCCTGGACCCCCGGTTTGTACCCTCCCACGCCCTCCGTGCCTCCCACCTGTTCTTTTCCCCCCGTCTGTTGTCCACCCGGAGCATGACTCTGCCTGTCCCGCAGAAAAAGAACGGACCCAGCTTGTCTagatcggctttctcttttttacccACTCTCTTCCCTCTCTCACCGTCCCTGCCggccttattatttactccCTCCTTCTGTTGTCCCAGTACCTTACTCAAAGAGACTAAGAAAAGACGATAGTGGATTCTCAATCAAGcttaagaaaaaaagaagaaaagacgAGAGAACCGAACCTAgcgaaaaaagggggaaacgGAAGAGTCGTATAACACACGCACACCAGCTGTCCCTGCTACCCCCAATTCTGTCACCCTCGTGCCTGCGGAACACCTCACAAGATACGTAGCTCAGTGGGTTTGCCCACACCTGCGCGCAATACCAGCCACCCAGCTGTCCACCACACCACCCACTACGTTGCGCTGTGCTGCACCACGCTGTGCCCACGCACCACTCGTACTGGACCCAGCCCACCATCTGGCCGACCTACCACCTCGCTTTGTTTGCCAGGCCCGATCCATCAACCCCAGCTTCCCAGCCATTTTTGCTACATCTCATCCAACAAGAAGGGCAAATCCAGTCTCTCCCCCCGACACTCACGACTGCCCTGATCTCATTCTACTCCAGCACAACCCTCGACAAACGTCACGCTCGACATCTCTGGACCCTGTTCCTGTTCCTGTTCCTCTTGCGCAATCACCCCTTACGACGAACTTTCTTTGCATCACCTCCACTTGTTCTGCCTCTGCACCTGTTTGCATCTCTCGCAATTCATCCTACCAGTAGCCGACAGACACTACTTCCCACACTACCACACACATTCCCGGAAACGACGATACTCTACTCGATTCAAAAACAATCCGCGCCGCCATTTCTACGCCTAAACACCACCACGACAAATCTTTTTGCGCCCCCCGCGACGCCTAAATACTACCAAACAACATCGCTTGCGACCACTATCGCCGCCTTCTCACGGTTATGCCGGGCCGGGGCTGCTGTTATTGTTGACGATATGATCTTGCAACATTGACAAGCAGGAAAGCGCTGTCGGGAAGTCTTTTGCGATACGACTACGGCCTTCTCGGACCCAATTCAATTCTGCGCTCCCCCAAACAAAGAAACCTACCGAAAACATGGAACCTTTACGCCTCAAGCCACGCCAGCCGGCGGCGGAACCCGACATCGAAGACTGGGACGATGACGATTTCCAAATCGACACCGACGATCTGACATTTCGCACCGCCTCTACCGCTACCGTTACCACCCTTCCTCCCTCACGACGCGACTCTGCGTCTTCACATGTTTCCCTCCGTTCCGACCTCGAATCTATCCTGGACGAAGAGACCCACGTGCATGTCCCGGGCGACGACGAGAAGTCGACCCTCGACGCTATCGCCGCTGCCACACAGGCCGGCATTCCGATACCCAAAAATGTACCTTCTTCCGCTCTAATGGGCGGTACTATCAAACGACTTGGTGGACGAAAGATCAAGAAGATCATGCAGGACGACTGGGAGGATGATCTGGTTCTTCCAGACTCGGCTCAGGCCCTTCGCATCAAACCTCAGGACGGCTCCAGATTCCCCGACGCTCTTCGACAAGTCAGCGGCGGTTCCAATCAGACTAGTCCGACCAAAGCAATGAAGACTCCTCCCGCGGTTTCCATGCTGGACAGGAGAGAGTCGACGGAATCGAGGACGAGCACATTATCAGGGGCTCTCAACTTGGAGAAGTTCCGTGAcaacgatgacgacgacgatttctttgGTGATGGATCGGAAACTATCAAAGTATCAAAGACTCGCCCGCCTAAACCCATTTCACTCATCACCCCACCGACCCCTCAGAAGATTGACAAGCCTTTGGACGATGATTTTGAGAACGACTTCGAGTTGCCCTCAGATGGCAAGTTGAGGCTCTCTACTAGAAAGGACATCCCAAAGACACCGTCGAGCCAGGCAGATGATCTGGACTGGGGTGAGGGTAGCCTCGGTACTCGATTCGGAGGCACACGAAGAGACGCTCGTTCGAATAGGAGCTCGTCTGTCTCCGCCATGAGCCCCAGCGTCTCGAGCTCATTCACCGCCGAGAGCGAAGATGAGACGTTTGATGGCCTTGTACTCCCCAGCGGCCCGGTCAACTTTGGTGAGAGATTGAGTCGTAGGAAACTCAGTCGCTCTCCCGTGCGTCCCGTCGAAGAAGAGCCTCCAAACCTCAAGACCCCTCAACCGCGCGAGCCAGAGCCTGAAGACATGTTTGATGGTCTTGACGTGGGTGATGGCGACGTCTTCAATTCGGGCAAGCTTACACTCCATCGCAATATTCGTGTCAATGCAAACCGCCCACCGAGCCCCCAGAGACCAAAGACTGCAATCTCATTGACCTTCACGAATAAGGCTACTCCGTCACGGCTCCCTCGGCCGAGCCATGAGCGTCATGAGCGAACTCAGTCTGCCCTGGAGCCTGTGTCCGAGAGTGGTGGTCCTATCTTTGCTCGTACGAGAAGATCTCAGTCGCGCATGGGTCACCAATCTCAGTCTTCCGTCACGAGCATTCATAGCATGCCGACTCCCACAACACCTTCTCCATCGAGCTCTTTGCTCCCTTCGACTCCACGCAGGCGAGAGCTTGGTGCAAGAACCTCTACGACGTCGCTGCGTAATGAGCCGACGACCACTAGCACGCAGTTGCTGAGATTTAAGCGATCTCTGCCTGCAATGAGCAGCTCTCACTCACCGGCAAAGACAATGTCCCGGTTTGAACGGCCACCATCTAGGACAGATGGCCGTCCGCCTTCCTCAATGCGGCCCAAGACTCCTACTGAGAGATCTCGACCCGCTGTGGAAAGCTTCGCTGCCCAGCAACGACGCCCCTTTCTCCCTGCTGGGGCCTCACAATCCCAGTCGCAGCACGTGACTGCAAAAACTTCTCGTAGCTTCCGCCGCCACGATTCTGAGAACGCTCTAGACTTGCGGCCGACCTCGAGGGCATTTTCCAGGTCGACAATGCGGTCGCCGAGTCCGAAGAGAACAAATCGTCATTCGGACCATATCACCCGCGACGGTTTGTCGTTCCGCACCCTCACCAAGCCAAACCGAACTCGGAACTTTGGTGATGGGCATGAGTTGGATGGATTCGACGACTTGCCTACTTCAGCCCATTCAGAGGCCAAATTTGTCCGACAACCTGTCAAGGCACCGCTCCGCAACAAGCTTTATCAAAATGTGCTTCCTGATCGGACCACCACGCCCTCCCCGGCTCCTTACTCCCCTGCGAAGGGTGATTACACGCCCCATTTCGCCCGCGATACCCAGGCTAGCCGAATTGCTCGGGAGACCTCGCTTGCTCAACGAGCTCCATCAGGCCCACTGGCGCCTCTCACCTCGTCGCGCGTTTCTCAGCTGTCGTCCAGGAACAATTTCAATCCCGGACTACCACAAGCGACGGTGCGGtcgaaaaagaagaggaaccTTCCTCAATTGAAGCCTCATTTAATTTCCAACATGAATAAGGACAAGACTCCGCAGCGTAAGTGCACTAGCTCAATGGATTGCACATCGTTATACTGACCACCCTGTAGATCTTCAGGGTATGTTCTACAACCCCGACACGTACCGTTGGGAAGGCAACGAAAATATCTTGAACGCGTTCGACCCACCCGCATCGTCCCCATCGCCAACATCAATGCCGCCGCACGTGGTTCGAGATAAGGAAGCTTCTTCAACGCCTCGGCCGGCTCTGATTACGAACATAAGCCACACGAAGGGCGTGCAGGTTGTGGGCGGCATGGTCTTTGATCCACAGAACATGTGCTGGCTCAAGCTCGGCCCACAGACGAACACCAAGTCCGAGATACCCGACCCCATGGACGGCTTCAATGCTttggacgacgacgaggacgtCTTCAAGGACATTCCCGATCTCGACGATAACCAAGGCGACTCCAAAGAACCCGGTCGCGTTAGCGAAGTTAAGGACGAGTGGCTCGTCGGGGAAGAATTCGATGTTGGTCCCGAATTCGTTCGGAGACAGCGCGAAGAAGAAGACCGGTGGCGAAAGAAATGCGAGAAGTGGCTCGGGGTCGGAGACCGAGATCGCGAAGCTGCCAGATGGGCGATCCGCGACATCCTACTTCATCAGAGGGCTGCCTAGTAGACCTCACCACACCAACAGCATTCTACTTTGGGCGGCATATCATGCTTTTTTCTTCATacataattattttaatacccCTGGCGTCATGGCGAACGACAGGGCGAGCTACGAACGAGGCGTTTTGGGAGAAGGATTACGACGAACAACATTTACGACGATTCCAGTGACGACTTTCTGGACTCTTCTTTGTGTACAACATACTCCTACAAAAAGTCTTGAATAGGATTCATGACACGGCTTTTACGACGAAAAGAGGTCTGGCAGAGGAAATGGCATGCCGACTTTATGACAACAAACAGATGATTTGGGATTTGGGACTCGATACCATCCAGACCCCGAGCTGGATAAGAGGGTTTATGACCACAGTGGAGGAAAAAGGACTGCTTTGACGTTTGCATTTTTGTACAATGCTTTTTATCTTTACGATGCTGTTTGGAGGAGGCTGAGGGTGGTTAGCCTTTCTTCGCCTGTGAAGGTGGTCAAGGATTGGTTGGTGTGTCTGTCATTGATCTTTTTGATGATGAGAGACAGGTTGATGAAAAGCTCTGCTTAGATTCATTTTTTTGGCTTCGGCGTATTGGATTAGCAATAACCCAATCTTCTTTTCTCAATTCTCTTCGTGGCCAGCTGGCTGGATAATTCCTTCTTGACGTGGACGTGAAAGGCTTTTTTCTCAATCGGCGACGGCAAATGACGGTCACAACAGATGAACGGCGACAGCGACGACAATGTCAACAACCTCTTCACTGTTCAATATTTTCGTtcgatattttttttatttcccGAATACCTTTTTGAGCTCCGACTCCATttagtagtaataggtaATTATAATGCGACAACCCTAATAACCTCAACAacgacgacaacgacgacaacgacgacAACGACGCGGGGTTCGTTTCGACCTCGATCCCTGACAAGATGCTTCTTTGTCTACTACACAAGATACACTTCAAAAAAGATCCCAACCCTCGTTCTAGCTCATcaattttcctttttttttgacATCAGCCGATCACATGTGTCTCGtccttttattttttatttcgcagacttcttctccttcttttgCTTGGGGCTCTTGCTCTTGGGGCTCTTTTCCGGCGCGACCGAGGCGGACGTCACCTTCTTCTGCGCCGGATTCCTctcggccttcttctccttgtcGGCCGCGGCGGCCTTTTGCTTGCTCTTGTCCTTCTTCTCGGGCGTCTTTTCCGCGGACTTGTCAGACTCGGGGGCGCTCTCAACTTCGCCCTCGGAGGCAGAAGCGGTGGACTCCTTCTTGGCGTCGGAGGCGGCCTTCTTCGCCTTCGCAGACAAAGCGTTGGGGTCGAGACCGCGTCTGCGCATGGCGTTGCGCTTGGCCTTGAGGACGTactcctcatcctcgtcgtcgtc encodes:
- a CDS encoding cytokinesis regulator codes for the protein MEPLRLKPRQPAAEPDIEDWDDDDFQIDTDDLTFRTASTATVTTLPPSRRDSASSHVSLRSDLESILDEETHVHVPGDDEKSTLDAIAAATQAGIPIPKNVPSSALMGGTIKRLGGRKIKKIMQDDWEDDLVLPDSAQALRIKPQDGSRFPDALRQVSGGSNQTSPTKAMKTPPAVSMLDRRESTESRTSTLSGALNLEKFRDNDDDDDFFGDGSETIKVSKTRPPKPISLITPPTPQKIDKPLDDDFENDFELPSDGKLRLSTRKDIPKTPSSQADDLDWGEGSLGTRFGGTRRDARSNRSSSVSAMSPSVSSSFTAESEDETFDGLVLPSGPVNFGERLSRRKLSRSPVRPVEEEPPNLKTPQPREPEPEDMFDGLDVGDGDVFNSGKLTLHRNIRVNANRPPSPQRPKTAISLTFTNKATPSRLPRPSHERHERTQSALEPVSESGGPIFARTRRSQSRMGHQSQSSVTSIHSMPTPTTPSPSSSLLPSTPRRRELGARTSTTSLRNEPTTTSTQLLRFKRSLPAMSSSHSPAKTMSRFERPPSRTDGRPPSSMRPKTPTERSRPAVESFAAQQRRPFLPAGASQSQSQHVTAKTSRSFRRHDSENALDLRPTSRAFSRSTMRSPSPKRTNRHSDHITRDGLSFRTLTKPNRTRNFGDGHELDGFDDLPTSAHSEAKFVRQPVKAPLRNKLYQNVLPDRTTTPSPAPYSPAKGDYTPHFARDTQASRIARETSLAQRAPSGPLAPLTSSRVSQLSSRNNFNPGLPQATVRSKKKRNLPQLKPHLISNMNKDKTPQHLQGMFYNPDTYRWEGNENILNAFDPPASSPSPTSMPPHVVRDKEASSTPRPALITNISHTKGVQVVGGMVFDPQNMCWLKLGPQTNTKSEIPDPMDGFNALDDDEDVFKDIPDLDDNQGDSKEPGRVSEVKDEWLVGEEFDVGPEFVRRQREEEDRWRKKCEKWLGVGDRDREAARWAIRDILLHQRAA